One window of the Agrobacterium larrymoorei genome contains the following:
- a CDS encoding IlvD/Edd family dehydratase, with protein sequence MTDSKNLTAPQGKLRSRAWFDNPANADMTALYLERYMNFGLSQAELQSDRPIIGIAQTGSDLSPCNRHHLELANRLREGIREAGGIAIEFPVHPIQETGKRPTAGLDRNLAYLGLVEVLYGYPLDGVVLTIGCDKTTPACLMAAATVNIPSIALSVGPMLNGWFRGERTGSGTIVWKARELLAKGEIDYQGFVKLVASSAPSTGYCNTMGTATTMNSLAEALGMQLPGSAAIPAPYRDRQEISYLTGLRIVEMVKEDLKPSDIMTKDAFINAIRVNSAIGGSTNAPIHLNGLARHVGVELTVDDWQTYGEEVPLLVNLQPAGEYLGEDYYHAGGVPAVVNQLMEQGLIMEDAMTVNGKTIGENCRGAIIEDEKVIRPYDRPLKERAGFRVLRGNLFSSAIMKTSVISPEFRERYLSNPNDPEAFEGRAVVFDGPEDYHHRIDDPSLGIDAQTVLFMRGAGPIGYPGAAEVVNMRAPDYLLKEGVNSLPCIGDGRQSGTSGSPSILNASPEAAAGGGLAILQTGDRVRIDVGRGTADILISPEELAKRYEALNSQGGYKYPDHQTPWQEIQRGIVGQMETGAVLEPAVKYQRIAQTKGLPRDNH encoded by the coding sequence ATGACAGACTCGAAGAATTTGACCGCCCCGCAAGGCAAGCTGCGCTCACGCGCGTGGTTCGACAATCCCGCAAATGCCGACATGACGGCGCTCTATCTCGAGCGTTACATGAATTTCGGTCTGAGCCAGGCTGAATTGCAGTCGGATCGCCCGATCATTGGTATCGCGCAGACGGGTTCCGACCTTTCGCCTTGCAACCGCCACCATCTGGAACTGGCGAACCGCCTTCGTGAAGGTATCCGCGAAGCGGGCGGCATTGCCATCGAATTTCCTGTCCATCCTATCCAGGAAACCGGCAAGCGCCCGACTGCCGGTCTCGACCGTAACCTTGCCTATCTCGGCCTCGTCGAAGTGCTTTATGGCTATCCGCTCGATGGCGTCGTTCTGACGATCGGCTGTGACAAGACAACGCCTGCCTGTCTCATGGCGGCGGCCACCGTGAACATTCCATCCATCGCGCTCTCCGTCGGCCCGATGCTGAACGGCTGGTTCCGTGGCGAGCGCACCGGTTCGGGCACCATCGTCTGGAAGGCTCGTGAACTTCTGGCGAAGGGCGAGATCGATTATCAGGGCTTCGTCAAGCTCGTTGCTTCCTCCGCGCCATCGACCGGCTATTGCAACACCATGGGCACGGCGACCACGATGAACTCGCTCGCCGAAGCGCTCGGCATGCAGCTTCCGGGCTCTGCCGCGATCCCCGCGCCCTATCGCGATCGCCAGGAGATTTCGTACCTCACCGGTCTTCGTATCGTCGAGATGGTGAAGGAAGACCTGAAGCCGTCCGATATCATGACCAAGGATGCCTTCATCAACGCCATCCGTGTCAACTCGGCAATCGGCGGTTCCACCAATGCGCCGATCCATCTGAACGGTCTTGCACGCCACGTCGGCGTCGAACTGACTGTCGATGACTGGCAGACCTATGGCGAAGAAGTTCCGCTGCTCGTCAACCTGCAGCCAGCCGGCGAATATCTCGGCGAAGACTATTACCACGCCGGTGGCGTTCCGGCCGTCGTCAACCAGTTGATGGAGCAGGGCCTCATCATGGAAGACGCCATGACCGTCAACGGCAAGACGATCGGCGAAAACTGCCGTGGCGCAATCATCGAGGACGAAAAGGTCATCCGTCCTTACGACCGTCCGTTGAAGGAGCGTGCAGGTTTCCGCGTTCTGCGTGGCAACCTCTTCTCTTCCGCCATCATGAAGACCAGCGTTATCAGCCCGGAATTCCGCGAGCGTTATCTTTCCAACCCGAACGATCCCGAGGCTTTCGAAGGCCGTGCGGTCGTATTCGACGGTCCGGAAGATTATCACCACCGCATCGACGACCCGTCGCTTGGTATCGACGCGCAGACGGTTCTCTTCATGCGCGGCGCAGGCCCGATCGGCTATCCCGGTGCGGCTGAAGTCGTCAACATGCGTGCTCCCGATTACCTGCTGAAGGAAGGCGTCAACTCGCTGCCTTGCATCGGCGACGGCCGTCAGTCCGGTACCTCGGGCAGCCCGTCGATCCTCAATGCCTCGCCGGAAGCGGCAGCAGGTGGCGGTCTTGCCATTCTTCAGACCGGCGACCGCGTTCGTATCGATGTGGGCAGAGGCACCGCCGATATCCTGATTTCGCCGGAAGAGCTGGCGAAGCGCTATGAGGCGCTGAATTCTCAGGGTGGCTACAAGTACCCTGATCACCAGACGCCTTGGCAGGAAATCCAGCGCGGCATCGTCGGTCAGATGGAAACGGGTGCAGTTCTTGAGCCAGCCGTAAAGTATCAGCGCATCGCCCAGACCAAGGGTCTCCCGCGCGATAACCACTAA
- the ytfQ gene encoding galactofuranose ABC transporter, galactofuranose-binding protein YtfQ, with protein sequence MKKALAAVTVALSVCLASGVSAKSLTVGFSQIGSESGWRAAETTVTKQQAEKRGVNLKFADAQQKQENQIKAVRGFIAQGVDAILIAPVVATGWDAVLKEAKEENIPVILLDRQIEAPDNLYLTAVTSDQVHEGKVAGDWLVKDVGSKDCNVVELQGTTGSSPAINRKKGFEEAIASHKNIKITRSQTGDFTRTKGKEVMESFIKAENGGKNICAVYAHNDDMAVGAIQAIKEAGLKPGTDIKVVSIDAVPDIFKAMAAGEANATVELTPNMAGPAFDALEAYLKDKKEPKKWIQTESKLYTASDDPMKVYEAKKDLGY encoded by the coding sequence ATGAAAAAAGCACTCGCGGCGGTTACCGTCGCTCTTTCCGTATGCCTTGCATCCGGCGTATCCGCAAAGTCACTCACCGTCGGCTTCTCGCAGATCGGTTCGGAATCGGGCTGGCGCGCTGCGGAAACAACCGTCACCAAGCAGCAAGCCGAAAAGCGTGGCGTCAATCTCAAGTTCGCCGACGCGCAGCAGAAGCAGGAAAACCAGATCAAGGCCGTTCGTGGCTTCATCGCCCAGGGCGTTGACGCCATTCTGATTGCACCTGTCGTGGCCACGGGCTGGGATGCCGTTCTGAAAGAAGCCAAGGAAGAAAACATTCCTGTTATTCTTCTCGACCGTCAGATCGAAGCACCAGACAACCTCTATCTGACCGCTGTGACTTCCGATCAGGTTCACGAAGGCAAGGTTGCCGGTGACTGGTTGGTGAAGGATGTCGGTTCGAAGGACTGTAACGTCGTCGAGCTTCAAGGCACGACCGGCTCTTCGCCTGCCATCAACCGCAAGAAGGGCTTCGAAGAAGCTATCGCTTCGCACAAGAACATCAAGATCACCCGCTCGCAGACCGGCGACTTCACCCGCACCAAGGGTAAGGAAGTCATGGAAAGCTTCATCAAGGCTGAAAATGGCGGCAAGAACATCTGCGCAGTGTACGCTCACAATGACGACATGGCTGTCGGCGCGATCCAGGCCATCAAGGAAGCCGGTCTGAAGCCCGGCACTGACATCAAGGTTGTCTCCATCGACGCTGTTCCGGATATCTTCAAGGCGATGGCTGCCGGTGAAGCGAACGCGACCGTCGAACTGACGCCGAACATGGCTGGCCCTGCCTTCGATGCACTCGAAGCCTACCTGAAGGACAAGAAAGAGCCGAAGAAGTGGATCCAGACGGAATCCAAGCTCTACACGGCGTCCGACGATCCGATGAAGGTCTACGAAGCCAAGAAAGACCTCGGCTACTAA
- a CDS encoding sugar ABC transporter ATP-binding protein, with protein sequence MSEQTSLLEARAIGKSFLGITALDNVDFTLRAGEVHALLGENGAGKSTLIKILTGVYTRDKGTVRLNGDEIFPTDVGEAQALGIGTVYQEVNLLENLTVAENLFLGRQPRRFGLIDKRTMRDEAKKLLGRYGLNIDVDALLSSYSVAIRQIIAIARAVDLSGKVLVLDEPTASLDTHEVEMLFTVLRQLRAEGLGIVIITHFLNQVYDIADRVTVLRNGKLVGTRTISELPRGELISMMLGRELQNVTHNRQPSDNDVVEGAPAIRFQGYGKRGSVEPFDLDIRPGEVVGIAGLLGSGRSETAFLLFGIDKPESGTATIDGKQVSIQSPEAAIEQGFGFCPEERKTDGIIGDFSVADNIALALQARQGWMRPISKRQKAALADDFIKSLDIRPADRERPIKFLSGGNQQKAILARWLATEPRLLILDEPTRGIDIGAHAEILKMIEKLCQEGMSLVVISSELEELTAVAHRVIVLSDRRHVEELKGSDVTAENIMKAIATSARTEAA encoded by the coding sequence ATGTCCGAACAAACGTCCCTTCTGGAAGCACGTGCCATCGGTAAGTCCTTCCTCGGCATAACCGCTCTCGACAATGTCGATTTCACCTTGCGCGCGGGCGAAGTCCACGCGCTGCTTGGCGAAAATGGTGCCGGCAAATCCACGCTCATCAAAATCCTGACCGGCGTTTACACCCGCGATAAGGGAACAGTGCGCCTCAATGGCGACGAGATTTTCCCCACCGATGTCGGTGAAGCGCAGGCTCTTGGCATTGGCACCGTCTATCAGGAGGTCAATCTCCTGGAAAACCTGACCGTTGCCGAAAATCTCTTTCTCGGCCGGCAGCCGCGCCGCTTCGGCCTCATCGACAAGCGCACTATGCGCGACGAGGCAAAGAAGCTGCTTGGCCGTTACGGCCTGAACATCGACGTCGATGCCCTTCTCTCCAGCTATTCCGTCGCCATCCGGCAGATCATTGCCATTGCGCGCGCTGTCGATCTCTCCGGCAAGGTCCTCGTCCTCGATGAGCCGACGGCCAGTCTCGATACGCATGAAGTCGAGATGCTCTTCACGGTGTTGAGACAGTTGCGCGCCGAAGGCCTTGGCATCGTCATCATCACTCACTTCCTCAACCAGGTTTACGACATTGCCGACCGCGTCACGGTTCTGCGCAATGGCAAGCTGGTGGGAACGCGCACCATTTCGGAGCTTCCGAGAGGCGAGCTCATTTCCATGATGCTTGGCCGCGAATTGCAAAATGTCACGCATAATCGCCAGCCCTCCGACAATGATGTGGTCGAAGGTGCACCCGCCATCCGTTTTCAAGGCTACGGCAAGCGCGGCAGCGTCGAACCCTTCGATCTCGATATTCGACCGGGGGAAGTGGTCGGCATTGCAGGGCTCCTCGGTTCTGGCCGCAGCGAAACCGCCTTCCTTCTCTTCGGCATCGACAAGCCGGAGAGCGGAACGGCGACCATTGACGGCAAACAGGTTTCCATCCAGTCACCGGAAGCGGCCATCGAACAGGGCTTTGGCTTCTGTCCCGAAGAGCGCAAGACGGATGGCATCATAGGCGATTTTTCCGTCGCCGATAATATCGCGCTTGCCCTGCAAGCCCGCCAGGGCTGGATGCGACCGATCTCCAAGCGTCAAAAGGCAGCGCTTGCCGACGACTTCATCAAGTCGCTCGACATTCGTCCTGCCGATCGCGAACGCCCGATCAAATTCCTCTCCGGTGGCAATCAGCAAAAGGCAATCCTTGCCCGCTGGCTGGCGACCGAGCCTCGCCTTCTTATTCTCGACGAGCCGACGCGCGGCATCGATATCGGGGCGCACGCCGAAATCCTGAAGATGATCGAGAAGCTTTGCCAGGAGGGCATGTCGCTCGTCGTCATTTCCTCGGAACTGGAAGAACTGACGGCGGTCGCCCATCGCGTCATCGTCCTGTCGGACCGTCGCCATGTTGAAGAACTCAAGGGATCCGACGTGACTGCAGAAAACATCATGAAGGCGATTGCCACCTCCGCCCGAACGGAGGCCGCGTGA
- a CDS encoding ABC transporter permease: MKSVTLKLKRLAPQFIALFIILAAITVISPGFLNVSMQNGRLYGSLIDILVRAAPVALLTIGMTLVIATKGIDLSIGAVIAICGAVAATLISAGHSIPVVIAVSLAVGIACGIWNGILVAVLDIQPIIATLILMVAGRGIAQLITEGVILTFNNDSFAAIGSGSFAGVPLPVVIWVASAVLIGLLVRKSALGFLIEATGINRRAAALAGVRARFLLFFVYAISGLCAAIAGMIVTADIRGADANNAGLWLELDAILAVVIGGTSLNGGRFSITASLIGALIIQTINTGILVSGFPPEFNLIIKAGIIIVVLTLQSPALVTLLGFARTPKKPSPAAPAPTANKGEAAR, encoded by the coding sequence ATGAAGAGCGTGACATTGAAGTTGAAGAGACTGGCCCCGCAGTTCATCGCGCTGTTCATCATTCTGGCTGCCATTACGGTGATCTCACCTGGCTTCCTGAATGTCTCGATGCAGAATGGACGCCTCTACGGCAGCCTTATCGATATTCTGGTACGCGCCGCGCCCGTCGCACTTTTGACGATCGGCATGACGCTCGTCATCGCCACCAAAGGTATCGATCTTTCGATTGGCGCGGTGATCGCCATTTGCGGCGCTGTTGCAGCGACGCTGATCAGCGCGGGACATTCCATTCCGGTGGTGATTGCCGTTTCACTGGCTGTGGGCATCGCCTGCGGCATCTGGAATGGCATCCTTGTTGCCGTGCTGGATATCCAGCCGATCATCGCCACCCTCATCCTGATGGTTGCCGGCCGCGGCATTGCACAGCTGATTACCGAAGGCGTCATCTTGACCTTCAACAATGACAGCTTTGCTGCCATCGGTTCTGGCTCCTTTGCAGGCGTTCCGCTCCCCGTTGTCATCTGGGTGGCGAGTGCCGTTCTTATCGGTCTTCTGGTGCGCAAATCCGCGCTCGGTTTCCTGATCGAGGCGACCGGCATCAACCGCCGTGCGGCAGCACTTGCCGGGGTTCGCGCCCGCTTCCTGCTGTTCTTCGTCTACGCGATTTCGGGGCTTTGTGCCGCCATCGCCGGTATGATCGTGACCGCGGATATTCGTGGTGCAGATGCCAACAATGCCGGGCTCTGGCTGGAACTCGATGCAATCCTGGCGGTCGTCATCGGTGGCACGTCGCTGAATGGCGGACGCTTCTCCATCACTGCTTCGCTCATCGGCGCGCTGATCATCCAGACGATCAATACCGGTATTCTCGTCTCGGGCTTCCCGCCGGAATTCAACCTGATCATCAAGGCAGGGATCATCATCGTGGTTCTGACGCTTCAATCGCCAGCACTCGTCACGCTTCTCGGCTTTGCCAGGACGCCAAAGAAACCAAGCCCGGCGGCACCGGCACCCACCGCAAACAAAGGAGAAGCCGCGCGATGA
- the yjfF gene encoding galactofuranose ABC transporter, permease protein YjfF, translated as MIHTRNLPFFTTLAIFIIAYALCVSQYPGILSTRVIGNLLTDNAFLGIAAVGMTFVILSGGIDLSIGSVIAFASVFVAVLVNGYGVHPLIAFAAVLVIATIFGSLMGAMIRFLAIPPFVVTLAGMFLARGAAYLMSTDSVPISHPVIDAIQGFYIRVPGGGRLTALAIVMLVVFAVGMLVAARTRFGANVYALGGNQQSAELMGVPVAKTTVGIYALSGFLSGLAGIVYTLYTSSGYSLATVGVELDAIAAVVIGGTLLTGGTGLVAGTFIGLMIQGLIQTYIVFDGTLSSWWTKIVIGILLFIFIVLQRTIIWYSNRRMAAAHPA; from the coding sequence ATGATCCACACCCGCAACCTTCCCTTTTTCACGACGCTGGCGATCTTCATCATTGCCTATGCTCTGTGCGTATCCCAGTACCCCGGCATTCTCAGCACAAGGGTCATCGGCAATCTTCTGACAGATAATGCGTTTCTCGGCATTGCGGCTGTCGGCATGACATTCGTGATCCTGTCTGGCGGTATCGATCTGTCCATTGGCTCGGTCATTGCTTTTGCCAGCGTCTTCGTTGCCGTGCTCGTCAACGGATATGGTGTTCATCCGCTCATTGCCTTTGCAGCAGTGCTTGTCATCGCGACGATTTTTGGCAGCCTCATGGGTGCCATGATCCGCTTTCTCGCAATCCCGCCCTTCGTGGTCACCCTCGCGGGCATGTTTCTGGCTCGCGGTGCCGCCTATCTCATGTCGACCGATTCCGTTCCGATCTCCCATCCGGTCATCGACGCGATCCAAGGCTTCTATATTCGCGTGCCCGGCGGCGGTCGGTTGACGGCGCTTGCCATCGTCATGCTCGTCGTCTTCGCGGTTGGCATGCTGGTTGCGGCACGCACACGCTTCGGCGCTAATGTCTACGCGCTTGGTGGAAACCAGCAATCGGCAGAACTGATGGGCGTTCCCGTCGCCAAAACTACCGTTGGCATCTACGCGCTCTCCGGTTTTCTTTCCGGCCTCGCGGGTATCGTCTACACGCTCTACACCTCGTCCGGTTATTCTCTGGCAACTGTGGGTGTCGAACTGGATGCGATCGCGGCGGTCGTCATTGGCGGAACGCTTTTGACAGGCGGAACAGGCCTCGTCGCCGGCACCTTCATCGGTCTTATGATCCAGGGCCTCATTCAGACCTATATCGTTTTCGATGGAACACTGTCATCTTGGTGGACGAAAATCGTCATCGGCATACTTCTGTTCATATTCATCGTTTTGCAACGCACAATCATCTGGTACTCAAACAGAAGAATGGCGGCGGCTCACCCGGCATAG
- a CDS encoding FadR/GntR family transcriptional regulator → MGLLENTISGRKRRNSHAHVVAELGSAIVSGRIPEGSLLPNDAELSLRFGVSRTVLRETMKTLAAKRLVEAKAKVGTRVLDKSSWNFFDPDVLGWRCEAGLDPEFIEHLAEIRLALEPAAAAAAARHASSEDIVSLYAIAAKFDNTHHTAESIAKVDLEFHLAVASISGNPFMRSASGLIEAALAISFKLSSPASAPATIAEIAANHLRIVHAIAARDENAAVKAMRHVIEVGKDRIKNAALT, encoded by the coding sequence TTGGGGTTACTGGAAAACACGATATCGGGACGAAAGCGGCGCAACAGCCATGCGCACGTCGTGGCGGAACTTGGCAGCGCCATTGTTTCGGGCCGGATACCGGAGGGTTCCCTTCTTCCCAACGATGCCGAACTTTCGCTTCGCTTCGGTGTTTCGAGAACCGTTCTCAGAGAGACGATGAAGACGCTGGCCGCCAAGCGGCTGGTGGAGGCCAAGGCAAAAGTCGGTACACGCGTTCTCGACAAGTCGAGCTGGAACTTCTTTGACCCGGATGTGCTGGGATGGCGCTGCGAAGCGGGCCTCGACCCTGAATTCATCGAGCATCTGGCCGAAATTCGTCTGGCGCTGGAGCCTGCCGCGGCAGCCGCGGCGGCACGGCACGCCTCCAGCGAGGATATCGTTTCCCTTTACGCGATTGCAGCCAAGTTCGATAACACCCACCATACAGCCGAGAGCATCGCCAAGGTCGACCTGGAATTTCACCTCGCCGTCGCCAGCATTTCCGGCAATCCGTTCATGCGCTCGGCAAGCGGATTGATCGAGGCAGCGCTGGCCATCTCCTTCAAACTCTCGTCGCCAGCCTCTGCTCCCGCAACCATCGCAGAGATTGCTGCCAACCATTTGCGCATTGTGCACGCCATTGCCGCGCGAGACGAAAACGCCGCTGTGAAGGCCATGAGGCATGTGATCGAAGTCGGCAAAGACCGGATAAAGAACGCAGCTCTGACATGA
- a CDS encoding error-prone DNA polymerase — MSTGVRYAELQVTSHFSFLRGASSCEELFAQAKALGIEALGIVDRNSLAAIPRAHKIAEELGLRLVVGCRLDLVQDVSVLVYPTNREAYGRLCRLLTFGKKGGKAGKCSLTWSDLVAYGEGLIVVLLPDETDESLSSHLRRIKTDFGHRAYVAMSLRRRPNDALRLYELSQMAARAGVATVVTNDVLFHEPGRRMLQDVVTCIRHNCTIDDAGFRRERHADRYLKPPEEMYRLFSAYPDALENTLKIVKKCRFSLSELEYQYPDERQVPGMTAQEALEKFVWDEAPKRYPDGVPEKVEQTLRHELAIIAKKKYAPYFLTVNKIVRQAREMKILCQGRGSAANSAVCYVLGITAIDPDESDLLFERFVSEDRDEPPDIDVDFEHQRREEIIQWIYDHYGFDKAALCSVVTCYRGKGAIRDVGKVLGLPEDLTKLMSSQIWWWTEGTGEKHANELNINLEDRRVRLAFDLARQLIGTPRHYSQHPGGFVLTHDRLDELVPILPASMKDRRIIEWDKDDIEIVKFMKMDCLALGMLSCMRRAFEMLTVRKGEEFGLTSIKNDDGPTYDMICKADTIGTFQIESRAQMSMLPRLRPRKLYDLVIQVAIVRPGPIQGNMVHPYLKRRQEIAEGKKIDYEHPTLEKVLQKTLGVPLFQEHAMRIAIDCAGFTPSEADKLRRAMATFKNVGTIANFEKRLIGGLIENGFSEEFAKRLFAQIQGFGSYGFPESHAASFALIAYASAWVKCHHPDIFCAALLNSQPMGFYAPAQLVRDARDHGVVVRPVCVNASRWDCVLEEKVGPERNAVRLGMRLVKGLSNEHAANIIACQQELPFQSIDDLWRRAGVPVSALVCLAEADAFLPSLGLSRREALWAIKGLRDEPLPLFAAAAARENALIEELQEPEVNLLPMTAGGEVVQDYGHVGLTLRDHPMSFLRRDLARRRIVTCAETLKTNDGRWLEVAGLVLVRQRPGSAKGVIFMTLEDETGIANAVVWVKTFEKYRRVILSAGMVGIYGKLQREGEVVHVVAHRITDLSDVLRSVGERDKPFPLPHGRGDEFHHGIPTARDRRGLPPRSALQESDEDHITVKGRNFH, encoded by the coding sequence ATGAGTACGGGTGTTCGTTATGCCGAGCTGCAGGTGACCTCACATTTTTCCTTTCTGCGTGGCGCCAGTTCCTGCGAGGAACTTTTCGCTCAGGCTAAAGCGCTCGGCATAGAGGCGTTGGGCATTGTCGATCGCAACAGCCTCGCGGCCATTCCCCGGGCGCATAAAATCGCCGAGGAGCTTGGGCTTCGGCTGGTGGTCGGCTGCAGGCTGGATTTGGTGCAGGATGTCTCCGTGCTGGTCTATCCCACGAACAGAGAGGCCTATGGTCGGCTATGCCGTCTGCTGACATTCGGGAAGAAAGGCGGCAAGGCTGGCAAGTGCTCGCTCACATGGAGTGATCTGGTTGCCTATGGCGAAGGGCTTATCGTGGTTCTCCTGCCGGATGAGACGGATGAAAGCCTTTCCAGCCATCTGCGCCGGATAAAGACGGATTTCGGTCATCGCGCCTATGTGGCGATGAGCCTGCGCCGCCGGCCAAATGACGCGCTGCGTCTTTATGAACTGTCACAGATGGCAGCGCGCGCCGGTGTGGCAACGGTCGTCACCAATGATGTTCTTTTTCATGAGCCCGGTCGTCGCATGTTGCAGGATGTCGTCACCTGCATTCGCCACAACTGCACGATCGACGATGCCGGCTTCAGGCGCGAGCGTCATGCCGATCGCTATCTGAAGCCGCCGGAGGAAATGTACCGGCTTTTTTCTGCCTATCCGGATGCGTTGGAAAACACACTGAAGATCGTGAAGAAGTGCCGGTTTTCCCTCTCGGAACTGGAATATCAATATCCGGACGAGCGACAAGTCCCGGGAATGACGGCACAGGAAGCGCTGGAAAAATTCGTATGGGACGAAGCGCCGAAGCGCTATCCCGATGGTGTGCCGGAGAAGGTGGAGCAGACGCTGCGGCACGAATTGGCCATTATCGCCAAAAAGAAATACGCGCCCTATTTCCTGACCGTCAACAAAATTGTCCGGCAAGCGCGTGAGATGAAAATCCTCTGTCAGGGACGGGGATCCGCGGCCAATTCAGCTGTCTGCTATGTTCTCGGCATCACGGCCATCGATCCGGATGAGAGCGACCTTCTGTTCGAACGCTTCGTCTCCGAGGACCGCGACGAGCCGCCGGATATCGATGTCGATTTCGAGCACCAGCGGCGCGAGGAGATCATTCAGTGGATTTACGATCATTACGGGTTCGATAAGGCGGCGCTTTGTTCCGTGGTCACTTGTTATCGCGGCAAAGGGGCCATTCGGGACGTGGGCAAGGTGCTTGGCCTTCCCGAAGACCTGACAAAGCTCATGTCCTCGCAGATCTGGTGGTGGACGGAAGGCACGGGCGAGAAGCATGCCAATGAATTGAACATCAATCTGGAGGATCGGCGCGTCAGACTTGCCTTCGATCTCGCGCGTCAATTGATCGGAACGCCCCGCCATTACAGCCAGCATCCCGGCGGTTTCGTTTTGACCCATGACCGGCTAGACGAACTCGTTCCCATTCTTCCCGCATCCATGAAGGACAGGAGGATTATCGAATGGGACAAGGACGATATCGAGATCGTCAAATTCATGAAGATGGATTGCCTGGCACTCGGCATGCTCTCCTGCATGCGAAGGGCCTTCGAGATGCTGACGGTGCGCAAGGGCGAGGAGTTTGGGCTCACCAGCATCAAGAACGACGACGGGCCGACCTACGATATGATCTGCAAGGCCGACACGATCGGCACGTTCCAGATCGAAAGCCGCGCGCAGATGTCAATGTTGCCAAGGCTGAGACCGAGGAAGCTATACGATCTCGTCATTCAGGTCGCAATCGTGCGACCGGGTCCGATACAGGGCAATATGGTCCATCCCTATCTCAAGCGGCGTCAGGAAATAGCTGAGGGCAAGAAGATCGATTACGAGCATCCCACCCTCGAAAAGGTTCTTCAGAAGACGCTTGGCGTTCCGCTGTTTCAGGAACATGCCATGCGCATTGCCATCGACTGTGCCGGCTTTACCCCCAGTGAAGCGGATAAGCTGAGACGGGCGATGGCCACGTTCAAAAATGTTGGGACTATCGCGAATTTCGAAAAACGGCTTATCGGAGGGCTTATTGAAAATGGCTTTAGCGAAGAGTTTGCCAAACGACTCTTCGCTCAGATTCAAGGTTTCGGCAGCTATGGCTTTCCCGAAAGCCATGCAGCCTCCTTCGCCTTGATTGCCTATGCATCGGCATGGGTGAAGTGCCACCATCCCGATATCTTCTGTGCGGCGCTGTTGAACTCCCAGCCGATGGGATTTTACGCCCCTGCACAGCTTGTTCGCGATGCACGCGACCACGGCGTCGTGGTTCGGCCCGTCTGCGTCAATGCGAGCCGCTGGGATTGCGTGCTGGAGGAGAAGGTCGGCCCGGAGCGCAACGCCGTGCGCCTTGGTATGCGGCTGGTGAAGGGGCTGTCCAACGAGCATGCGGCAAACATCATCGCCTGTCAGCAAGAGCTGCCTTTCCAATCTATCGATGATTTATGGAGACGAGCAGGGGTGCCGGTTTCCGCGCTGGTCTGTCTTGCCGAGGCGGATGCCTTTCTTCCGTCCCTTGGTCTCTCGCGTCGTGAGGCACTGTGGGCGATCAAGGGGCTGCGCGATGAGCCCCTGCCGCTTTTCGCCGCTGCCGCTGCACGAGAGAACGCGTTGATCGAGGAGTTGCAGGAGCCGGAAGTCAACTTGCTACCCATGACCGCAGGCGGAGAGGTGGTGCAGGACTATGGTCATGTAGGCCTGACCCTGCGAGACCACCCCATGAGCTTCCTGCGTCGGGATCTCGCCCGACGTCGGATCGTAACATGCGCTGAGACGCTCAAGACGAATGACGGTCGCTGGCTGGAAGTGGCCGGTCTGGTGCTCGTGCGGCAGCGCCCCGGCTCGGCAAAGGGCGTCATCTTCATGACGCTCGAAGACGAGACCGGCATTGCCAATGCCGTCGTCTGGGTGAAGACCTTCGAGAAGTATCGCCGTGTCATCCTGTCGGCGGGGATGGTTGGGATTTACGGCAAGCTTCAGCGTGAAGGCGAGGTCGTCCACGTCGTTGCCCACCGTATCACCGATCTGTCGGATGTTTTGAGAAGTGTCGGCGAGAGGGATAAGCCGTTTCCGCTGCCGCATGGTCGCGGCGATGAGTTTCATCACGGGATACCGACGGCGCGTGACAGGCGCGGATTGCCGCCGAGATCAGCTCTTCAGGAGAGCGATGAAGATCACATCACCGTCAAGGGCCGCAACTTCCATTGA